A window from Primulina eburnea isolate SZY01 chromosome 2, ASM2296580v1, whole genome shotgun sequence encodes these proteins:
- the LOC140823193 gene encoding receptor protein kinase TMK1-like has translation MVMCAWNMEADSRRLIHVVVLVLVNICLLGGINGVTDPNDFEILNDFRNGLENPELLKWPANGNDACGPPSWPHVICSDGRVTQIQIRGLGLQGPLPQNLNQMDKLQNVGFQKNKLNGKLPTFSGLSNLQFAYLDFNEFDTIPSDFFHGLDNIRVLNLDDNPFNQSSGWSIPGDLAESSQLVNFSCSGCNIVGPVPDFLGKLPSLSMLRLSYNRLTGYIPSSFRDSGLNVLWLNNQDGGGMSGSLDVIGSMVGLTQLWLHGNQFTGPLPDNIGDLISLKELNLNRNRLVGMIPPSLANMNLQVLDLSNNMFMGPIPDFKAANVDYDSNSFCQNDPGDQCAPEVISLVDFLHGLNYPEKLASQWIGNDPCKGPWWGITCNSRNDVSVINLQKLGLTGTLSPLISNLPSLLEIHLEGNHIHGTIPASLTQLRFLRLLDVSGNDFDPPLPRFRNDVKVITDGNPNFTGNGSNKSPLPSDGNSESPFGNPYQPPPSEVDGTGSTSNAPATTNSTKSRLAAAVAAAAGFTFFIILAVVLAVYCFRKRKKTKQATTNLVIHPKDSVDHDNMVKISVVNSSASETQSGSVSKNENLGISLQVLRNVTNNFSQENELGRGGFGVVYKGELENGTRVAVKRMESGVISTKALDEFRAEIEVLSRVSHRHLVSLLGYSTEGNERLLVYEYMPHRALSRHLFRWKSVDLKPLSWAKRLVIALDVARGVEYLHTLTHQTFIHRDLKSANILLDDNFRAKVSDFGLVKLAPDAERSIATRLAGTFGYLAPEYAVTGKITTKVDVYSFGVVLMELLTGLAALDEHRPEEQRYLAEWFWRIKSEKEKLIANIDPALDAKEDIYESVYTIAELAGHCTARDPSQRPDMGYVVNVLARLVDEWKPCEEDIDKDSGINAGLPLPQMLKGWKEDEVTRDYSKSSTDQGSKGSIPAKHSGFADTFTSNDAR, from the exons ATGGTAATGTGTGCATGGAACATGGAAGCTGATTCAAGGAGACTGATTCACGTTGTTGTTCTTGTTCTTGTGAATATTTGCCTCTTGGGAGGTATTAATGGCGTCACGGATCCGAATGATTTCGAGATTCTGAACGATTTCAGAAATGGTTTGGAAAATCCTGAGCTTTTGAAATGGCCCGCCAATGGGAATGATGCATGTGGCCCTCCTTCATGGCCTCATGTGATCTGTTCTGATGGCAGAGTCACGCAGATCCAGATTCGGGGGCTTGGATTACAAGGGCCATTGCCTCAGAATTTGAATCAAATGGATAAACTCCAAAATGTGGGATTTCAGAAGAACAAGCTGAATGGGAAGTTGCCAACTTTCAGTGGATTATCTAACTTGCAATTTGCATACTTGGATTTTAATGAATTTGATACGATCCCTTCGGATTTTTTTCACGGGCTCGACAATATTCGTGTCTTGAATTTGGATGATAACCCCTTCAATCAGAGCTCTGGATGGAGTATACCTGGTGACTTGGCAGAATCTTCACAGTTGGTGAATTTTTCTTGTTCAGGTTGCAATATAGTAGGACCTGTGCCTGACTTTTTGGGTAAATTACCTTCGTTGAGTATGTTGAGATTGTCATATAATCGGTTAACTGGTTATATACCGTCGAGTTTTCGTGATTCAGGGCTGAACGTTTTGTGGTTGAATAACCAAGATGGAGGTGGAATGAGTGGTTCTCTTGATGTCATTGGATCTATGGTTGGGCTAACTCAGTTATGGCTACATGGGAATCAATTTACTGGACCATTACCAGATAATATTGGTGATTTAATATCGCTAAAAGAACTCAACCTCAATAGGAATCGTCTTGTCGGCATGATTCCACCAAGTTTGGCAAATATGAACCTTCAGGTCTTGGATTTGAGCAATAATATGTTTATGGGTCCGATACCGGATTTTAAAGCTGCCAATGTTGATTATGATTCGAATTCATTCTGCCAAAATGATCCTGGGGATCAATGTGCTCCGGAAGTGATTTCCCTTGTAGATTTTCTTCATGGTCTGAACTATCCCGAAAAACTTGCTTCGCAATGGATAGGGAATGATCCATGTAAGGGGCCTTGGTGGGGGATCACTTGTAATTCAAGGAATGATGTTTCGGTAATAAATTTACAGAAGCTCGGGCTCACTGGTACACTTAGTCCTTTAATCTCAAACTTACCATCACTACTCGAAATTCACTTAGAAGGCAACCATATACACGGCACAATTCCTGCGAGTTTAACTCAGTTGAGATTTTTACGGTTGTTGGATGTGAGTGGGAATGACTTTGATCCGCCGCTGCCAAGGTTCCGCAATGATGTGAAGGTAATAACTGATGGTAATCCTAACTTTACGGGCAATGGATCCAATAAGTCGCCATTACCATCCGATGGCAACTCAGAATCACCATTCGGCAATCCTTATCAGCCACCACCATCAGAAGTAGATGGTACAGGTTCGACATCTAATGCACCTGCGACGACAAATTCCACAAAATCTAGATTAGCGGCTGCTGTTGCTGCAGCTGCCGGCTTTACATTTTTTATAATTCTTGCTGTAGTATTAGCTGTCTATTGTTTTAGGAAAAGGAAAAAGACAAAGCAGGCTACTACAAATCTTGTAATCCATCCTAAAGATTCcgtagaccatgataacatggTGAAGATTTCTGTGGTAAATAGCTCGGCCTCGGAGACTCAAAGTGGTAGTGTTTCCAAGAATGAAAACCTCGGAATTTCTCTTCAGGTTCTTCGTAACGTGACCAACAATTTCTCACAAGAAAACGAGCTTGGGCGTGGAGGTTTTGGGGTGGTTTACAAAGGTGAGCTCGAAAATGGAACGAGAGTAGCAGTTAAGAGAATGGAATCTGGGGTGATTAGTACCAAAGCATTGGATGAATTCCGAGCAGAAATCGAAGTGCTTTCAAGGGTTAGCCACCGTCATCTTGTGTCCCTTTTGGGGTACTCTACTGAAGGAAATGAGAGGCTTTTGGTTTACGAATACATGCCCCATAGAGCTCTTAGTCGTCATCTTTTTCGTTGGAAAAGTGTTGATTTAAAGCCTTTATCCTGGGCAAAGAGACTTGTTATTGCTCTTGACGTTGCAAGAGGAGTCGAATATCTTCATACTTTGACACACCAAACGTTTATACACCGTGATCTTAAATCAGCCAACATTCTTTTGGATGATAATTTTAGAGCCAAGGTTTCAGACTTTGGCCTTGTGAAATTGGCTCCAGATGCAGAGCGGTCCATTGCCACTAGGTTGGCTGGAACTTTTGGATATCTTGCGCCCGAATATGCCG TGACAGGAAAAATAACAACTAAAGTCGATGTCTACAGCTTTGGAGTTGTACTGATGGAACTTTTAACGGGCTTGGCGGCATTGGATGAACATCGCCCTGAAGAGCAACGATACTTAGCCGAATGGTTTTGGCGGATAAAATCCGAAAAAGAGAAGCTTATTGCCAACATCGACCCTGCCCTCGATGCCAAAGAAGACATTTATGAAAGTGTTTACACTATAGCTGAGCTGGCCGGGCATTGCACAGCACGAGATCCGTCTCAGCGCCCTGATATGGGGTATGTTGTAAACGTGCTAGCTCGATTAGTCGACGAATGGAAACCATGTGAAGAGGATATAGATAAAGATTCAGGGATCAATGCAGGATTACCCCTTCCACAAATGTTGAAGGGCTGGAAAGAAGATGAAGTCACTCGCGATTATAGCAAGTCGAGTACTGATCAGGGCAGCAAAGGAAGCATTCCTGCTAAGCATTCAGGATTTGCTGATACGTTCACTTCGAATGATGCTCGTTGA